The Schaalia dentiphila ATCC 17982 sequence ACAACACCAGACCACTGTGAAAGATGGCTACTATTTTCATCCGTTGCTTTGTTACCGACTGAAGCGGTAATAATCACGCCTTGGTTCATGGCGCGCGCAATGGCCCATTTCAGATCGTTCCCTTGACTTCTCGTTGATGAGGAGTAGTTGATAATCGAGGCACCGTCATTGATAGCGTGGTTGATTAACGAAGAGAGATCCGTTAGGCGCAAGTTGTTTTGAAAAGAACAGTCGCCACCTACGCGGCTTGTGGGGTCGAGCACCTGATAAGACAACAAAGTAGCATCCGGAACAACGCCGTAATCTCGGGACACGAGTAGTGAGGCGACGCTCGTACCATGCGTTTTCAGCTCATCGGTTGCCTCAACACTACATGGTGTCTTATCGACGATGTTTGCTCCTGCTAGCTCGGGCACGGAAACATCAACGGGGCCGTCAATAATAGCAATGGTAACTCCCTTTCCCGTGTAGCCCTTTTCTCGCGCGGCGTCGAGGTGGTAGTACGAGAAATAGGCTTGGTCGGCGGCCGTGATCTGACGGTCGTCCGCTTGCGTAGGGGTAGCTCCCAATGCGCTGCCTGCCAAAGCAAGCACGCATCCAGATGCTACTGCAGCGCGCCGTGAGCCTTTCCTCAGAGCGCTGGTGAGCGCTGCGCGTCGTACCGTCACCATTGGTTGGGATCCCATCCGTCGTCGCGCCGGCGTGCCGGCGCAATGTCCTTGTCTGTACCGTACGTCTGAGACAACGGATTGACGTATCCACGAGGCAGCGCATCGTCATCCTTATCATCGACGCGGAAGGCCTCGTACTTGCGGCGACGCTGCTTCTTATCCTCCTTCGCGCCACCGGCACCAGCGCCAGAGGC is a genomic window containing:
- a CDS encoding S8/S53 family peptidase, yielding MGSQPMVTVRRAALTSALRKGSRRAAVASGCVLALAGSALGATPTQADDRQITAADQAYFSYYHLDAAREKGYTGKGVTIAIIDGPVDVSVPELAGANIVDKTPCSVEATDELKTHGTSVASLLVSRDYGVVPDATLLSYQVLDPTSRVGGDCSFQNNLRLTDLSSLINHAINDGASIINYSSSTRSQGNDLKWAIARAMNQGVIITASVGNKATDENSSHLSQWSGVVGVSAINTDGKFASYSSWGEGVTTTAVGGPFTERNLVLGSISQTQGTSISAPIVAGALAQARAKWPNATANQLLQLLINTATLPAEGQNIYSGYGAINPGKMLNTDPTQYPDENPLADKGGGTSPTPAEVQQYADGLVDPTEIAYDNSYAYRGLDESQVTNKDNTYPIHLGTSPRFHRK